The Agromyces marinus genome window below encodes:
- a CDS encoding alpha/beta hydrolase, with protein MRIDDEAVLWSASPADRAGRPLLVLLHGYNSHEGDLFGLTPYLPLEPAVASLRAPIPTGYGHAWFPLLAQGAEFAMAGAEEATAAVLDWLDRAVPEGTPVGLLGFSQGGAIALELLRHAPERFAFAVSLAGFSLPGERPGDRRLAELAPPAFWGRGTLDEVIPAASVARTQEWLPAHTTLDQRVYEGLGHSVSDRELGDVRAFLAGRYAD; from the coding sequence ATGCGGATCGACGACGAGGCGGTGCTCTGGTCGGCGTCGCCGGCCGACCGTGCCGGACGCCCCCTGCTGGTGCTCCTGCACGGCTACAACTCGCACGAGGGCGACCTGTTCGGGCTGACCCCGTACCTGCCGCTCGAACCCGCCGTCGCATCGCTGCGCGCGCCGATCCCGACCGGGTACGGCCACGCCTGGTTCCCGCTGCTCGCGCAGGGCGCGGAGTTCGCGATGGCGGGCGCCGAGGAGGCGACCGCTGCGGTGCTGGACTGGCTCGATCGCGCGGTCCCGGAGGGCACGCCGGTCGGCCTGCTGGGCTTCTCCCAGGGCGGTGCGATCGCGCTCGAACTGCTGCGACACGCTCCCGAGCGGTTCGCGTTCGCGGTGAGCCTGGCCGGGTTCTCGCTTCCGGGCGAACGCCCGGGCGACCGACGCCTGGCCGAGCTCGCCCCACCGGCATTCTGGGGACGCGGCACGCTCGACGAGGTCATCCCCGCGGCATCCGTCGCGCGCACGCAGGAGTGGCTGCCGGCGCACACGACGCTCGACCAGCGCGTGTACGAGGGTCTCGGCCACTCGGTTTCGGACCGGGAACTCGGCGACGTGCGCGCGTTCCTCGCGGGCCGCTACGCGGACTGA
- a CDS encoding DUF5997 family protein — protein MKPETAAKKLGILLEAAPEEFRTGVVTRDEVAALQADPPEWLATLRREGPHPRSVVAAKLGVSNSGLARSGITDPLTTAEIKALLEAPPSWLVEERARQAGVRAEKRRIAERDAERAAKAEHGGGGGGAGV, from the coding sequence ATGAAGCCGGAGACCGCGGCCAAGAAGCTCGGCATCCTCCTCGAGGCCGCCCCGGAGGAGTTCCGCACGGGCGTCGTGACCCGCGACGAGGTCGCCGCGCTGCAGGCCGACCCGCCCGAGTGGCTCGCGACCCTCCGACGCGAGGGCCCGCACCCGCGCAGCGTCGTCGCCGCGAAGCTCGGCGTCTCGAACTCGGGGCTCGCGCGCTCGGGCATCACCGATCCGCTGACCACCGCCGAGATCAAGGCGCTGCTCGAGGCGCCGCCGTCGTGGCTCGTCGAGGAGCGGGCGCGGCAGGCGGGCGTGCGCGCCGAGAAGCGCCGCATCGCCGAGCGCGACGCGGAGCGGGCCGCCAAGGCCGAGCACGGCGGCGGAGGCGGTGGCGCGGGCGTCTGA
- a CDS encoding LysR family substrate-binding domain-containing protein has translation MSLQLRYVAGVSPAKWLRAWSDRRPDLPIEALRVDEPDQLAELASGAADLAFVRLPIDVAGLHLIPLWDEVAVAVLPKDHALADADALELADLDEVPRAPAHPDPAMTVELVAAGSGVAILPHGVARLHHRRDVVAIPVTDAAPTRIALVWRTERDDDDIQEFVGVVRGRTARSSRGAGDAEPPAGTGTGGRAGAGAGAAAGGAGGASRGSGGTARGSGRRPARGRGGTPGRKGGSARRGRRR, from the coding sequence GTGTCGCTGCAGCTGCGCTACGTCGCCGGCGTGAGCCCGGCGAAATGGCTGCGCGCGTGGTCGGATCGGCGCCCCGACCTGCCGATCGAGGCACTGCGCGTCGACGAACCCGACCAGCTCGCCGAACTGGCCTCGGGCGCCGCCGACCTCGCGTTCGTGCGCCTCCCGATCGACGTCGCCGGGTTGCACCTGATCCCGCTGTGGGATGAGGTGGCCGTCGCCGTCCTCCCGAAGGACCACGCGCTCGCCGACGCCGACGCCCTGGAACTCGCGGACCTCGACGAGGTGCCCCGGGCGCCCGCGCACCCCGATCCGGCGATGACGGTCGAACTCGTCGCCGCGGGCTCGGGGGTCGCGATCCTCCCGCACGGAGTCGCGCGCCTGCACCACCGCCGCGACGTCGTCGCGATCCCGGTGACGGATGCCGCGCCGACCCGCATCGCCCTGGTCTGGCGGACCGAGCGCGACGACGACGACATCCAGGAGTTCGTGGGCGTCGTCCGCGGACGGACGGCCAGGAGTTCGCGGGGCGCGGGCGATGCGGAGCCGCCCGCCGGAACCGGCACGGGCGGGCGCGCCGGTGCAGGCGCCGGGGCCGCTGCCGGCGGCGCCGGGGGCGCGTCCCGCGGGTCCGGCGGCACCGCCCGCGGGTCCGGTCGGAGGCCGGCTCGCGGACGCGGGGGCACGCCGGGCCGCAAGGGCGGCTCCGCCCGCCGAGGACGGCGACGCTGA
- a CDS encoding glutamine amidotransferase, protein MRDILFLSARPEVEAVGPEYESVRRATGLDAGRLEHLRLDVETLDTLDPLAFAGVIVGGSPYNVTTAPEHKHPVQRRVEDDLARLAERALAADHPVLFTCYGIGVLTRVLGGTVGTLFGEEAAAVGIALTDEGRADPLAGVLPERFDAFVGHKEATSRLPDDAVLLAGSTGCPVQIYRVGANVYATQFHPEVTATDFIARARVYRHHGYFPAHELDAFIGRVQAASVTEPQRLLHRFVELADARDAA, encoded by the coding sequence ATGCGCGACATCCTCTTCCTCTCCGCGCGACCCGAGGTCGAGGCGGTCGGGCCCGAGTACGAATCGGTGCGCCGGGCGACCGGGCTCGACGCGGGGCGCCTGGAGCACCTCAGGCTCGACGTCGAGACGCTGGACACCCTCGACCCGCTCGCGTTCGCCGGGGTCATCGTGGGCGGCAGTCCGTACAACGTGACCACCGCACCCGAGCACAAGCACCCCGTGCAGCGGCGCGTGGAAGACGACCTCGCGCGCCTGGCCGAGCGCGCGCTCGCGGCAGACCACCCGGTGCTGTTCACGTGCTACGGCATCGGGGTGCTGACGCGCGTGCTCGGCGGCACGGTCGGGACCCTGTTCGGCGAGGAGGCCGCGGCGGTCGGCATCGCCCTCACCGACGAGGGTCGTGCCGACCCGCTCGCGGGCGTGCTTCCCGAGCGGTTCGACGCGTTCGTCGGCCACAAGGAGGCGACCTCGCGCCTGCCCGACGACGCGGTGCTGCTCGCGGGCTCCACGGGCTGCCCCGTGCAGATCTACCGGGTCGGCGCGAACGTGTACGCCACGCAGTTCCACCCCGAGGTCACCGCGACGGACTTCATCGCCCGCGCGCGGGTGTACCGCCACCACGGCTACTTCCCCGCGCACGAACTCGACGCCTTCATCGGGCGCGTGCAGGCGGCATCCGTCACCGAACCGCAGCGATTGCTGCACCGTTTCGTCGAACTCGCCGACGCGCGCGACGCCGCCTGA
- a CDS encoding GlsB/YeaQ/YmgE family stress response membrane protein — protein sequence MSFLAFLLLGLIAGAIAKLILPGKQGGGWFITLLLGVVGALLGGWLGSVLFGVELGEFWNLTTWLLAIGGSIVVLLIYGLIAGRRKAA from the coding sequence ATGAGTTTCCTCGCATTCCTGCTCCTCGGTCTGATCGCCGGGGCCATCGCCAAACTCATCCTGCCCGGCAAGCAGGGCGGCGGCTGGTTCATCACCCTCCTGCTCGGCGTCGTCGGCGCCCTGCTCGGCGGGTGGCTCGGGAGCGTCCTCTTCGGGGTCGAACTCGGCGAGTTCTGGAACCTCACCACCTGGCTGCTCGCCATCGGCGGCTCGATCGTCGTGCTGCTCATCTACGGGCTCATCGCCGGGCGCCGGAAGGCGGCCTGA
- a CDS encoding RNA-binding S4 domain-containing protein translates to MPNPAPIEDVPTGGEGIRLGQFLKFAGLLDSGGDVKEAVIGGRVTVNGEVDRRRGRQLVPGDVVGFDGRRLRVGR, encoded by the coding sequence ATGCCGAACCCCGCACCGATCGAGGACGTGCCGACCGGCGGCGAGGGCATTCGCCTCGGGCAGTTTCTGAAGTTCGCAGGCCTCCTCGACTCCGGCGGAGACGTCAAGGAGGCCGTCATCGGCGGCCGCGTCACCGTGAACGGCGAGGTCGATCGGCGACGCGGGCGGCAACTGGTGCCCGGCGACGTCGTCGGCTTCGACGGCCGCAGGCTCCGCGTCGGCCGGTGA
- a CDS encoding SGNH/GDSL hydrolase family protein, with translation MVEQREPAASVASVVVPAALITALALAARAAWRAFRARLTANSLILNETLPVHSKWWRDHAKTPGEVLYVALGDSAAQGIGASRPDRSYVGVLARDIRRTTGRSVRVVNLSVSGATVDLAVRDQLPKLAKLRPDVMTVAIGANDIAEWDEAAFEGGIRSVFAALPPHALVADLPYFYFPRNERKVAVANRIVRAVAAEHGLTVVPLHDETRYQGLRRMFTHFAMDWFHPNDHGYRVWAAAFRPSLVAALVARFPAEPTLPPEPEVPAADATTAVAAH, from the coding sequence ATGGTCGAGCAGCGCGAGCCCGCGGCATCCGTCGCCTCGGTCGTCGTGCCTGCCGCGCTCATCACGGCGCTCGCCCTCGCCGCACGTGCCGCGTGGCGCGCGTTCCGCGCACGTCTGACCGCCAACAGCCTGATCCTGAACGAGACGCTCCCGGTGCACTCGAAGTGGTGGCGCGACCACGCGAAGACGCCCGGCGAGGTGCTCTACGTCGCGCTCGGCGACAGCGCGGCGCAGGGCATCGGGGCCAGCCGCCCCGACCGGAGCTACGTGGGCGTGCTCGCGCGCGACATCCGCCGGACGACCGGGCGCAGCGTGCGCGTGGTCAACCTCAGCGTGTCGGGCGCCACGGTCGACCTCGCGGTCCGCGACCAGCTGCCGAAGCTCGCGAAGCTCAGGCCCGACGTCATGACGGTCGCGATCGGCGCGAACGACATCGCCGAGTGGGACGAGGCCGCGTTCGAGGGCGGCATCCGTTCGGTGTTCGCGGCGCTGCCGCCGCATGCGCTCGTGGCGGACCTGCCGTACTTCTACTTCCCGAGGAACGAGCGCAAGGTCGCCGTGGCGAACCGGATCGTCCGCGCGGTCGCTGCCGAACACGGGCTCACGGTCGTGCCCCTGCACGACGAGACCCGCTATCAGGGCCTGCGGCGCATGTTCACCCACTTCGCGATGGACTGGTTCCACCCCAACGACCACGGCTACAGGGTCTGGGCGGCCGCGTTCCGGCCCTCGCTCGTGGCCGCGCTCGTGGCCCGCTTCCCGGCCGAGCCGACGCTGCCGCCCGAGCCCGAGGTGCCTGCAGCGGATGCCACGACCGCCGTCGCGGCGCACTGA